The following proteins are encoded in a genomic region of Bicyclus anynana chromosome 12, ilBicAnyn1.1, whole genome shotgun sequence:
- the LOC112048962 gene encoding 60S ribosomal protein L24, whose amino-acid sequence MKIGLCAYSGYKIYPGHGKTMVKVDGKSFTFLNSKCEAAHLMRRNPRKVTWTVLYRRKFKKGQEEEQAKKRTRRTQKFQRAIVGASLSDIMAKRNMKPEVRKAQRDQAIKAAKEQKKSTKAAKKATTAPTKVKAAPKAKAAKVSQKAAPRVGGKR is encoded by the exons ATGAA GATCGGACTTTGTGCCTACAGTGGATACAAAATATACCCTGGCCATGGAAAGACCATGGTTAAGGTTGATGGCAAG TCTTTCACATTCTTGAATTCAAAATGTGAAGCGGCCCATCTGATGAGGAGAAATCCCCGTAAAGTAACATGGACTGTGCTCTACAG ACGCAAATTCAAAAAGGGTCAAGAAGAAGAACAGGCCAAGAAGCGTACAAGGAGGACCCAAAAGTTCCAAAGAGCCATTGTAGGTGCTTCCCTCAGTGACATCATGGCTAAGCGTAACATGAAGCCAGAAGTCAGAAAAGCTCAGAGAGATCAGGCTATTAA GGCTGCAAAGGAACAAAAGAAATCAACTAAAGCAGCGAAGAAGGCCACAACAGCACCAACTAAAGTTAAGGCTGCACCCAAGGCGAAGGCTGCTAAAGTCAGTCAGAAGGCGGCACCTCGTGTTGGTGGAAAGCGATAa
- the LOC112048956 gene encoding protein MIX23 isoform X1 codes for MICPDFLEFQDVLKKMRVLDDKIVYTLNTSLPTESFKSKVDATSVCQDLFRQIQEGHSERENVIKNCIVSTAETVKKLKAAKESTPDDIDVVRNLKTEQKKLRLLQTELSVEEVIKEKTTKLFVEKCRTFYKPNNL; via the exons ATGATTTGTCCAGATTTTTTAGAATTTCAG GATGTCCTGAAAAAGATGCGTGTACTTGATGACAAAATCGTATACACTTTAAACACATCTTTACCAACAGAATCATTCAAAAGTAAAGTAGATGCAACATCAGTTTGCCAAGACTTATTCCGGCAGATACAAGAAGGGCACAGTGAGAGGGAAAATGTCATAAAAAACTGCATAGTTTCCACTGCAGAAActgtaaagaaattaaaagCAGCGAAGGAGAGTACACCTGATGATATTGATGTGGTTAGGAATCTtaaaactgaacaaaaaaag TTACGCCTCTTACAAACTGAACTCAGTGTTGAAGAAGTAATCAAAGAGAAGacaacaaaattgtttgttgaAAAATGTAGGACATTTTATAAACCAAATAATTTATGA
- the LOC112048956 gene encoding protein MIX23 isoform X2 translates to MRVLDDKIVYTLNTSLPTESFKSKVDATSVCQDLFRQIQEGHSERENVIKNCIVSTAETVKKLKAAKESTPDDIDVVRNLKTEQKKLRLLQTELSVEEVIKEKTTKLFVEKCRTFYKPNNL, encoded by the exons ATGCGTGTACTTGATGACAAAATCGTATACACTTTAAACACATCTTTACCAACAGAATCATTCAAAAGTAAAGTAGATGCAACATCAGTTTGCCAAGACTTATTCCGGCAGATACAAGAAGGGCACAGTGAGAGGGAAAATGTCATAAAAAACTGCATAGTTTCCACTGCAGAAActgtaaagaaattaaaagCAGCGAAGGAGAGTACACCTGATGATATTGATGTGGTTAGGAATCTtaaaactgaacaaaaaaag TTACGCCTCTTACAAACTGAACTCAGTGTTGAAGAAGTAATCAAAGAGAAGacaacaaaattgtttgttgaAAAATGTAGGACATTTTATAAACCAAATAATTTATGA
- the LOC112048958 gene encoding UPF0389 protein GA21628, which yields MDKIIFRSSLCTLRRKFCTPAPGANEPTSRASVTPNYKPSEFQKFILVWTKKYKSKAEIPQYVSLSLIDRSRSEARIKISNILIFLTCLASLGAVLSGRAAAKRGESVHQMNLDWHKQYEEDYKKKHETDNS from the exons AtggataaaattatatttcgaTCTTCACTATGTACATTGCGGCGGAAATTCTGCACTCCGGCTCCAGGAGCTAACGAGCCCACCAGCCGTGCTTCAGTGACTCCAAATTACAAACCTTCGGAATTTCAGAAGTTCATTTTAGTATGGACCAAGAAATATAAGAGCAAAGCTGAAATACCTCAATATGTATC gCTAAGCTTGATAGACAGGTCTAGGAGTGAAGCAAGGATTAAGATATCAAACATTTTGATATTCCTCACCTGCCTTGCCAGCTTAGGAGCTGTGTTATCTGGCAGAGCCGCAGCTAAGCGAGGAGAATCTGTCCACCAAATGAACTTAGATTGGCATAAACAATATGAAGAGGACTATAAGAAGAAACATGAGACAGACAATAGCTAA